The Primulina eburnea isolate SZY01 chromosome 13, ASM2296580v1, whole genome shotgun sequence genome includes a region encoding these proteins:
- the LOC140809180 gene encoding transcription factor MTB3-like: MSFVMGNNSWLNEEEKAVVESVLGSEATEYFTWSASNNVLSEFTASGGDLGVQQALCKIVDGSDWTYAIYWHVSKSKSGKSALIWGDGHCREPKEGEDSEDKKPNEGDRRRHVLQKIHASFGGSEDENVVVNLDQVSAVEMFYLTSMYFSFPFDKPSIPSQSFNSGRLIWASDANSCLERYQSRSYLAKLAHFETVVFVPLKSGVVEIGSRKSIPEDPSIIHLAKAILVKTISAQPKYIPKIFGQELSLGGPKSGSISISFSPKVEDDSGFSSESCDLQTTGGSQLYGNSSNGHRSDNGETKMFTHMNEVIVGGSNSRVLGSINEQMNEDSLILSDERKPRKRGRKPANGREEPLNHVEAERQRREKLNQRFYALRAVVPNISKMDKASLLGDAIAYITDLQTKIRILEAEKGVVSHNQNQQTIPDIDFHERHEDAVLRVSFPLDTHPVSEVVKTLREHQVMAQESTISISDNGEVVHTFSIQTQSGTAEHLKKMLSDALLK, from the coding sequence ATGTCATTTGTAATGGGTAACAACTCTTGGTTAAATGAAGAGGAAAAGGCTGTTGTGGAAAGTGTGTTAGGCAGTGAAGCTACTGAATATTTTACTTGGTCCGCTTCAAATAATGTGTTGTCGGAGTTCACTGCATCTGGTGGGGATCTGGGAGTGCAGCAAGCACTCTGCAAGATTGTGGATGGATCTGATTGGACATACGCCATTTATTGGCAcgtttcaaaatcaaaatctgGTAAATCAGCCTTAATTTGGGGGGATGGGCATTGCAGAGAACCAAAGGAAGGCGAGGATTCTGAGGACAAAAAACCCAATGAGGGAGATCGGAGAAGACACGTgcttcaaaagattcatgcttCTTTTGGGGGATCAGAAGATGAGAATGTAGTGGTGAACTTGGATCAAGTTTCAGCTGTCGAAATGTTTTATCTCACGTCCATGTACTTTTCATTCCCTTTTGATAAGCCGTCTATTCCTTCCCAGTCATTCAATTCTGGCAGATTGATTTGGGCTTCTGATGCAAATAGCTGTTTGGAAAGGTACCAATCAAGATCGTATCTAGCCAAATTGGCTCATTTTGAGACAGTAGTGTTTGTTCCGCTGAAATCAGGAGTTGTGGAGATTGGTTCAAGAAAATCAATACCCGAGGACCCGAGTATTATACATTTAGCCAAGGCTATACTTGTTAAAACAATTTCTGCTCAGCCAAAATACATTCCGAAAATTTTTGGGCAAGAACTCAGTCTTGGAGGTCCCAAATCAGGTTCAATCAGTATTAGCTTTTCTCCAAAAGTGGAAGACGATTCAGGATTTTCTTCAGAATCTTGTGATTTACAAACAACCGGAGGTTCTCAACTTTATGGAAACTCCTCAAATGGGCATCGAAGTGATAATGGTGAAACTAAAATGTTTACACACATGAATGAGGTAATAGTAGGTGGATCGAACTCAAGAGTCCTTGGGTCTATTAACGAGCAAATGAATGAGGATTCATTGATTCTGTCTGATGAGCGAAAGCCAAGAAAGAGGGGTCGGAAACCAGCAAATGGGAGGGAAGAACCATTGAATCATGTGGAAGCAGAAAGACAGAGACGCGAAAAGCTTAACCAGCGTTTTTATGCATTGCGGGCTGTAGTTCCAAATATCTCGAAAATGGACAAAGCTTCGCTTCTTGGTGATGCAATTGCCTATATTACAGATCTTCAGACTAAGATAAGGATCTTGGAAGCAGAGAAAGGTGTTGTGAGTCATAACCAAAACCAGCAGACTATACCAGATATAGATTTTCATGAAAGGCACGAAGATGCAGTTTTACGGGTAAGTTTCCCGCTGGACACCCACCCTGTATCTGAAGTTGTAAAAACATTGAGAGAGCATCAGGTGATGGCCCAAGAATCCACCATTTCCATATCCGACAATGGTGAAGTTGTCCACACATTCTCGATACAAACTCAGAGTGGCACTGCTGAACACTTAAAGAAGATGTTAAGTGATGCTCTATTGAAATGA